The following are encoded in a window of Podospora pseudoanserina strain CBS 124.78 chromosome 6, whole genome shotgun sequence genomic DNA:
- a CDS encoding hypothetical protein (antiSMASH:Cluster_2; COG:S; EggNog:ENOG503PHEW), producing MDDDSDGHTRWPACHRCHSSKLRCRRAPNQRACNRCIRAQAECSPRPSRRGQQVASTTANLNNAVYPTQGTGSTLPVMDLSMGGTTSSTTPPDNIKALDSSSLGTLDTLDSRMLQAMDSWPRLSGSDISSPINPLLYQDFFHLTEVPTALGGKPQLGGLQNASASEAEGSQASQIDRTMNDSEQALGHRQSRTTGLDAQVHELARLNILLVSQQEATAESIHALRASPEAQAYGGRQSDCLNLEETLRIALQLLSILRQSAPAHDPATALLFLSCYSRLAAIFRNVFECLQRILDEGSTISQTPLFRLFPRVQLGSVCLGDGSERLQAEMVLDASERVFTDISMKIELRFTEKDPTSSGGQEAESQWPTFGMLDEGIRIVPAERSVVTGLVDKLRSALKQY from the coding sequence ATGGATGACGACAGCGATGGTCATACCAGGTGGCCTGCCTGCCACCGGTGTCACAGTTCCAAATTGCGCTGCAGGAGGGCTCCCAACCAGAGAGCATGCAACCGGTGCATCCGGGCCCAGGCCGAATGCTCCCCTCGTCCCTCGCGGCGGGGCCAGCAGGTTGCGAGTACGACGGCGAATCTAAACAATGCCGTGTATCCAACCCAAGGGACGGGCTCCACTCTGCCGGTCATGGATCTAAGCATGGGCGGCACTAccagctcaacaacaccgcctGATAATATCAAGGCATTGGACTCGTCCAGTCTTGGCACTCTCGATACACTCGACTCACGTATGCTCCAGGCCATGGACTCGTGGCCACGGCTGAGCGGATCTGACATTTCCTCCCCTATCAATCCGCTATTGTACCAAGATTTCTTCCATCTCACAGAGGTGCCGACGGCATTGGGCGGCAAGCCTCAGCTGGGTGGGCTCCAGAATGCCTCGGCGAGTGAAGCTGAGGGGAGCCAGGCGAGCCAAATTGACCGCACAATGAACGATAGCGAACAAGCACTTGGGCACCGACAAAGCCGGACAACCGGCCTGGATGCTCAGGTCCACGAGCTCGCCCGCCTCAACATTCTTCTGGTGAGTCAGCAGGAAGCAACGGCAGAGTCCATCCACGCACTGCGGGCGTCGCCAGAAGCCCAGGCGTATGGCGGCCGCCAGAGCGATTGCTTGAACTTGGAGGAAACGCTGCGGATAGCGCTCCAGCTGCTTAGTATCCTCCGCCAGTCGGCGCCGGCCCATGATCCGGCGACGGCCCTGCTCTTCCTCTCGTGCTATTCGCGCCTGGCAGCCATCTTCCGCAACGTGTTCGAGTGCCTCCAGCGGATTCTCGACGAGGGCAGCACCATCTCGCAGACGCCGCTGTTTCGCCTGTTCCCCCGCGTGCAGCTGGGGTCAGTCTGTCTCGGCGACGGGAGTGAGCGGCtgcaggccgagatggtgCTCGATGCTTCCGAGCGTGTCTTTACCGACATCTCGATGAAGATTGAACTAAGATTCACCGAGAAGGACCCCACATCTTCTGGGGGGCAGGAAGCAGAGTCTCAGTGGCCCACCTTTGGCATGTTGGATGAAGGTATTCGCATTGTGCCCGCGGAGCGCTCGGTGGTGACGGGACTTGTAGACAAGCTTAGAAGCGCATTGAAGCAATATTAG
- a CDS encoding Type I Iterative PKS (SMCOG1093:Beta-ketoacyl synthase; COG:I; antiSMASH:Cluster_2; EggNog:ENOG503NWH8): MADLRFEDQPVSQEGRNGRTNGNGIMNGDHHPTSERTTNGDSVNGHPNGNGLSNGSGLPNGSKTQTPPPVEPIAVCGMGMRLPGGITDAAGFWDMLYNGRSGRCEVPEDRYNAEGWYGPGKIGHTASKFGYFLDNVNLANMDSSFWSMTKKEIEAMDPQQRLTLEVVYECLQNAGQKPDQLRGKKVGVYLGTFEGDWLELDGRDPQHYHMYRLTGYGDYMSANRIHYEFGFMGPSVTIRTACSSSLTALHDACHAIFSGECESAIVACANVICSPRTTITMQEQGVMSPSALCKTFDADADGYARGEAVSAIYVKKLSDAIRDGDPIRSVVRSTAVNAGGKSSTLTAPNTAAHEALIRRGHQLAGISDFSKTAMIECHGTGTAVGDPIETLAVANIFGDYGIYIGSVKTNLGHSEGASGLSSLIKMTLALENETIPPNLNFTTPNPKIPFKECKLTVPTEPQPWPKDRDHVVGVNSFGIGGSNAHVLLSSASSFGAANAMAHKGDVEAFDADPDLRLLLFSAKHPKALQSMVSQHQAYHLSHPSQLRDMSFSLALKRDALSYRAFCVTDGVDDWTPVVSPRPASREPSRLVFVFSGQGAQWAQMGMALIKNVPEFRQSLRDMDKFLQTLPDGPQWNEIQAPKSRSRISSAELSQPCCTAIQMALVDLLTSYNVTPGAVVGHSSGEIAAAYASGAITANEGIAIAYYRGKVMLSVDSTKKPGGMAAVGLGRKEVEPYLSSGVLIGCENSPESTTLTGDKDALEGVMQNIKEANPDILVRALQVDRAYHSHHMRQVAPLYEELLSNMINANDPNIPFYSTVSCKTVKSGRELGPEYWVNNLVSPVRFSTAVSQILREPGRKTFVEIGPHSALAGPLRQILKSAKSTDEYMNILTRGNNSHSDLLHAVGHLWSANQPLHLAPVVGEGKFLVDLPLYPWHYEEPMWYESRLAREWRHRKFPHHDVLGSRILESTDSSPAWRNLLRLESVPWIKEHEVAGDIVFPGVGYVTMAGEAVRQLTGATDFTVRRVHIKAAMILVQETATETITQLQRVPLTNSADSVWYNFTISSYQNGSWLKHAFGQVSAGSEFPHEAPDLAPLPRVVSRKAWYRKLRSLGLEYGPRFLGLRDITANPVEPTLLTHMTNDIRDGESLYAIHPVTLDLVPQAIAPALTNGLTRRFDRVAIPTYIDEMYIGPPATPDMAMEVRITEERKNARIADAVAVSDGKVVISVKGMQVSVISDAEGDGGQDPHAAVELEWKEDVNLMDTTTLIRPAKDRHDVHKLLDRFSALCMLDAAERLRVVEPSRPHLAHFRQWLDGLCVDILGGRYGCLSSQQSDVDMSPARRQETVDTLYAQLLDTEAHAAATAVYRIASNCDSIFSGTTDELALLLEDNVLHQLYDFMQNSEYSAFLDLVAHRKPNLRVLEIGAGTGGTTATVLPALKSAYGERMYLSYTYTDVSPGFFPAAKERFKEYEGLQYAVLDISKDPLEQGFDPESFDLIIACNVLHATPNIHETLSNVRKLVHPRGRLFLQELSPETKWINFVMGVLPGWWLGGADLRFPEPYMDSARWDTELRAAGFAGAEAVAYDGYLNNNIITTPAAPQPPPPKRVTLLHSGETATTTAIAVIASLRAQLQLSGYQIDLHTLDTPSLPENQDILVALDLAEPFFHNLTPGRLASFQELVRQARDRGCGVLWLTGASQVGCVDPRFAPVVGVARVLRTETGLDFATLELDCLGQVDVEFGAVPAVLAEFQRRGPEEEDVRSEAEWACVGGRVLIGRYHFVDVAKGITTAGDGEDGPAKKTVLKLEQHRPGLVNTLFWERRAETALGENDVRVEVQAVGLNFKDVLVSLGIVAEPYSIGRGMGYECSGTVTAVGSSVTEHRVGDRVIASSSGSFTTSLQVSETLCVKMPDTLTFEEGASMLAVYCTAIYCLLDVGRLARGMSVLIHSATGGVGIAAIEVAKMIGAEIYCTVGNESKAEYIVDRFHIPRHHIFNSRDASFLPALLQETGGRGVDVVLNSLAGELLHASWKCVAKFGTFVEIGRRDLVGQGLLAMDVFEANRAFVGFDLLRFSTERPLMIKSLMERALAFYTQGHLRPISPLTTLPATGISDAIRFMQKAQHMGKIVVTMPENRNELVSEATRNPIVLRSDGAYLLVGGLGGLGRAITTWLAEKGARHFVFLSRSAASVSDHDPFVLELEALGCTTVRVSGDVSNYEDVLLAIKAAGRPIAGVLQASMVLRDNSLVDMSWDDWVTASRPKIQGTWNLHNALAREQAEPLDLFFLFSSAGAMSGQWGQANYNAGNTFLDAFVQYRHSLGLPASVLNIGVIGDVGYVSENTDVLDSLRATSQYIMEEPALLDCVELMLKRSAARATTPAAPGGDDAMYRYAQPSQMGIGMRSLLPITAPANRTVWRKDPRMLVYRNLEDTGGAGSGGGASSSDEELTRLLREISSNMTLLRSADTAALIAREIKNTLLGFMMRSEDELDLDGPLASVGIDSLISIELRNWIRRRLGAEVTVLEIVRAPSLRELGVTVQKKLVEKYEARVG, from the exons ATGGCCGACCTGAGGTTTGAAGATCAACCCGTGTCTCAGGAAGGACGGAATGGCCGAACCAATGGCAATGGCATTATGAATGGGGACCACCATCCGACGTCTGAAAGGACCACAAACGGAGACTCGGTGAACGGCCATCCCAATGGCAACGGACTCTCGAATGGGAGTGGTCTCCCCAATGGCAGCAAGACCCAAACCCCACCGCCGGTCGAGCCTATCGCCGTCTGTGGCATGGGCATGCGACTCCCAGGCGGCATCACCGATGCTGCAGGCTTCTGGGACATGCTCTACAACGGACGCAGCGGGCGGTGTGAGGTTCCAGAGGACCGATACAACGCCGAGGGCTGGTACGGCCCAGGCAAGATTGGGCACACAGCCAGCAAGTTCGGCTATTTCCTCGACAACGTCAACCTGGCCAACATGGACTCCTCGTTCTGGTCCATGACCAAGAAAGAAATCGAGGCCATGGACCCGCAGCAGCGACTGACGCTCGAAGTCGTCTACGAGTGCCTACAGAACGCTGGTCAGAAACCCGACCAGCTCCGAGGTAAGAAGGTCGGCGTGTACCTCGGCACTTTTGAAGGCGACTGGCTGGAACTCGACGGCCGCGATCCTCAGCACTACCACATGTACCGCTTGACGGGGTACGGCGACTACATGTCGGCGAATCGTATCCACTACGAGTTCGGCTTCATGGGCCCAAG TGTCACCATCAGGACAGCCTGCTCGTCGTCGCTGACGGCACTCCATGACGCCTGCCACGCTATTTTCTCCGGAGAGTGCGAGTCGGCCATCGTGGCATGCGCCAACGTCATCTGCTCGCCGCGGACGACCATCACCATGCAAGAGCAGGGCGTCATGTCTCCGAGTGCTCTCTGCAAGACATTTGATGCAGACGCCGACGGCTACGCCCGCGGCGAGGCCGTCTCGGCCATCTACGTCAAGAAGCTCAGCGACGCCATCCGAGATGGCGATCCGATTCGGTCCGTGGTCCGGTCGACTGCTGTCAATGCCGGCGGCAAATCCTCGACGCTCACGGCTCCGAACACGGCTGCTCATGAGGCTCTCATCCGGCGCGGCCACCAGCTGGCGGGCATTTCCGACTTTTCTAAGACAGCTATGATTGAGTGTCACGGAACCGGAACTGCT GTCGGGGACCCCATTGAGACACTCGCGGTGGCCAACATCTTTGGAGATTACGGAATATACATTGGATCG GTGAAAACAAACCTGGGGCATAGCGAGGGAGCCTCGGGTCTTTCGAGTCTGATCAAGATGACGTTGGCTCTGGAGAACGAGACGATTCCGCCCAATCTCAACTTCACCACGCCAAATCCCAAAA TTCCGTTCAAGGAGTGCAAGCTCACAGTCCCGACTGAGCCCCAGCCCTGGCCCAAGGACCGAGACCATGTTGTTGGAGTCAACAGTTTCGGAATAGGGGGCTCTAACGCTCAT GTCCTACTCTCGTCCGCTTCCTCATTCGGAGCTGCAAATGCGATGGCACACAAAGGCGATGTCGAGGCCTTCGATGCCGACCCCGACTTGCGCCTGcttctcttctccgccaAACACCCCAAAGCGCTCCAGTCGATGGTGTCACAGCATCAAGCCTACCACCTCTCTCACCCGTCACAGCTGCGCGACATGAGCTTCTCGCTGGCCCTAAAGCGCGACGCCCTGAGCTACCGGGCATTCTGCGTAACAGATGGAGTGGACGACTGGACGCCAGTTGTCTCGCCCCGCCCGGCTTCTCGCGAGCCGTCAAggctcgtcttcgtctttaGCGGGCAGGGGGCACAGTGGGCGCAGATGGGCATGGCGCTGATCAAGAATGTCCCCGAATTCAGACAGAGCCTCCGAGACATGGACAAGTTCTTGCAAACACTTCCCGACGGCCCGCAGTGGA ACGAGATTCAGGCTCCCAAGAGCCGCAGCCGCATTTCCTCAGCTGAACTGTCACAGCCCTGCTGCACCGCTATCCAGATGGCGCTCGTGGACCTTTTGACGAGTTACAATGTCACGCCAGGCGCTGTGGTCGGCCACTCGAGCGGTGAGATTGCCGCGGCGTATGCCAGCGGCGCCATAACGGCGAACGAAGGTATCGCAATTGCGTACTACCGAGGCAAGGTCATGCTCTCGGTAGATTCGACAAAAAAGCCAGGCGGCATGGCTGCCGTGGGCCTCGGGCGCAAGGAGGTCGAGCCGTATCTCAGCAGCGGCGTCCTGATCGGCTGCGAGAACAGCCCTGAGAGCACAACCCTCACTGGAGATAAAGACGCGCTGGAAGGGGTGATGCAGAATATCAAAGAGGCGAACCCGGACATCTTGGTTCGGGCATTGCAGGTTGACCGGGCATATCATTCTC ATCACATGCGACAAGTGGCACCGCTCTATGAAGAGCTCCTCAGCAACATGATCAACGCAAACGACCCCAACATACCGTTTTACTCCACTGTCTCCTGTAAAACAGTAAAGAGCGGCAGGGAGCTGGGGCCTGAGTATTGGGTTAACAACTTGGTCTCGCCCGTTCGTttctccaccgccgtcaGCCAGATCCTGCGGGAGCCGGGGCGCAAGACGTTTGTCGAGATCGGGCCGCACTCGGCGCTGGCCGGTCCACTGCGCCAGATACTCAAATCCGCCAAGTCCACCGACGAGTATATGAACATCCTGACACGCGGGAATAACTCCCACTCTGACCTGCTCCATGCAGTGGGCCACCTGTGGTCCGCCAACCAGCCCCTACATCTCGCCCCGGTTGTCGGTGAAGGTAAATTCCTCGTGGACCTGCCTCTGTACCCCTGGCACTACGAAGAGCCCATGTGGTACGAGAGCCGCCTGGCACGAGAGTGGCGCCACCGGAAGTTCCCACACCATGATGTGCTGGGCTCCCGGATTCTGGAAAGCACCGATTCCAGCCCTGCCTGGCGGAACCTGCTGCGGCTTGAGTCGGTGCCCTGGATCAAGGAGCATGAAGTCGCTGGCGACATCGTCTTCCCCGGCGTGGGCTACGTCACCATGGCGGGCGAGGCTGTGCGGCAGCTCACGGGCGCCACCGACTTTACGGTTCGGCGTGTGCACATCAAGGCGGCCATGATCCTAGTCCAAGAAACCGCGACGGAAACCATCACACAGCTCCAGCGCGTGCCGCTGACCAACTCGGCCGACTCGGTCTGGTACAACTTTACCATCTCCAGCTACCAGAACGGCAGCTGGCTGAAGCACGCCTTCGGGCAGGTCTCGGCAGGCTCCGAGTTCCCGCACGAGGCCCCCGATCTGGCGCCGTTGCCGCGCGTGGTTTCGCGAAAGGCCTGGTACCGCAAGCTGCGTTCGCTTGGGCTCGAGTACGGTCCCCGGTTCCTCGGACTTAGGGACATCACTGCCAACCCCGTAGAGCCAACGCTGCTGACGCACATGACAAACGATATCCGCGACGGTGAGTCGCTCTACGCCATCCACCCCGTGACGCTGGATCTTGTGCCACAAGCAATAGCCCCGGCATTGACCAACGGCCTGACCAGGCGGTTTGACCGGGTGGCCATCCCCACGTACATTGACGAGATGTACATTGGACCCCCGGCAACACCAGACATGGCCATGGAGGTCCGCATCACCGAGGAGCGCAAGAATGCGCGCATTGCAGATGCTGTTGCCGTGTCAGACGGCAAGGTAGTCATCTCGGTGAAGGGCATGCAGGTGTCCGTCATCAGCGACGCCGAGGGCGACGGCGGACAAGACCCCCACGCGGCTGTCGAGCTCGAGTGGAAGGAAGACGTCAACTTGatggacaccaccaccctcatccgCCCGGCAAAGGACCGGCATGACGTCCACAAACTACTCGACAGGTTCTCGGCGCTGTGCATGCTTGACGCCGCCGAGCGGCTGCGGGTCGTCGAACCGTCCAGGCCCCATCTCGCGCACTTTCGACAATGGCTGGACGGCCTTTGCGTTGACATCTTGGGTGGCCGCTACGGATGCTTGTCTTCTCAGCAAAGCGATGTCGACATGTCCCCGGCTCGCCGCCAAGAGACGGTCGACACGCTGTACGCCCAGCTCTTGGACACGGAGGCGCACGCAGCGGCGACGGCCGTCTACCGCATCGCCAGCAACTGCGACTCCATCTTCAGCGGTACCACGGACGAGCTGGCCCTCCTGCTTGAAGACAATGTCCTCCACCAGCTGTACGATTTTATGCAGAATTCGGAGTACTCGGCGTTCCTTGATCTAGTGGCTCACCGAAAGCCCAACCTCAGGGTGCTGGAGATTGGCGCGGGCACCGGTGGGACAACGGCGACCGTCCTGCCCGCTCTCAAGTCAGCTTATGGTGAGCGCATGTACCTGTCGTACACCTACACTGATGTGTCCCCGGGCTTCTTCCCCGCTGCCAAGGAACGCTTCAAGGAGTATGAGGGCCTCCAGTATGCCGTGCTGGATATATCCAAGGACCCCCTGGAACAGGGTTTCGATCCCGAGAGCTTCGACCTTATTATCGCCTGCAAT GTCTTACACGCAACACCAAACATCCACGAGACCCTGTCCAACGTCCGCAAGCTCGTCCACCCTCGGGGAAGGCTGTTCCTGCAGGAACTTTCTCCAG AAACCAAATGGATCAACTTCGTCATGGGCGTCCTGCCGGGCTGGTGGCTCGGTGGCGCCGATTTGCGGTTTCCCGAGCCGTACATGGACAGCGCCCGCTGGGACACAGAGCTGCGCGCGGCAGGCTTCGCCGGCGCAGAAGCAGTCGCATACGACGGctacctcaacaacaacatcatcaccacgcCCGCCGCAccgcagccaccacccccgaaACGAGTCACCCTGCTCCATTCGGGAGAGAccgctaccaccaccgccatagCCGTCATAGCCTCTCTTCGcgcccagctccagctctccGGCTACCAAATCGACCTGCACACCCTCGACACCCCGTCCCTCCCAGAAAACCAAGACATTCTCGTAGCACTAGACCTCGCCGAACCCTTCTTCCACAACCTCACACCGGGCCGGCTTGCCTCCTTCCAGGAGCTGGTGCGGCAGGCGCGCGACCGCGGCTGCGGCGTGCTGTGGCTCACGGGCGCGAGCCAGGTCGGCTGCGTGGACCCGCGCTTTGCGCCCGTGGTCGGCGTGGCGCGCGTGCTGCGCACGGAGACGGGGTTGGATTTTGCGACGCTAGAGTTGGATTGTTTGGGCCAGGTCGATGTTGAGTTTGGGGCCGTGCCGGCTGTGTTGGCCGAGTTTCAGCGCCGggggccggaggaggaggatgtcagGTCTGAGGCGGAGTGGGCGTGCGTTGGGGGTAGGGTGCTGATTGGCCGATACCACTTTGTTGATGTCGCAAAGGGGATTACCACGGCgggtgatggagaggatgggcCCGCGAAAAAGACGGTGCTGAAGCTGGAGCAACATCGTCCTGGTCTGGTGAATACGCTATTCTGGGAGCGGAGAGCCGAGACGGCGCTGGGGGAGAATGATGTTCGGGTTGAGGTGCAGGCTGTTGGGCTGAATTTCAAG GATGTCCTCGTCTCGCTGGGGATTGTGGCCGAGCCCTACTCCATCGGGCGCGGCATGGGCTACGAGTGCAGCGGCACCGTGACAGCCGTCGGATCCAGCGTCACCGAGCATCGTGTCGGCGATCGCGTCATTGCCAGCTCGAGCGGGTCGTTTACCACTTCTCTGCAAGTGTCAGAAACGCTATGCGTCAAGATGCCAGATACCCTGACgtttgaggagggtgccTCAATGCTCGCCGTTTATTGTACCGCTATATACTGTCTCCTCGACGTCGGTCGCCTAGCAAGGGGCATG TCGGTGCTTATTCACTCGGCcacgggtggtgttggtatCGCGGCTATTGAAGTTGCCAAGATGATTGGCGCTGAG ATTTACTGCACCGTCGGCAACGAGTCAAAGGCCGAGTACATTGTGGACCGCTTCCACATTCCGCGCCATCACATCTTTAACTCCCGAGATGCGTCTTTCCTTCCCGCACTGCTGCAGGAGACCGGAGGGCGCGGCGTCGACGTTGTCCTCAACTCCCTGGCAGGCGAGCTCCTGCACGCGTCCTGGAAGTGCGTAGCCAAGTTTGGCACCTTTGTCGAGATTGGTCGCCGCGATCTTGTCGGTCAAGGGCTGCTGGCCATGGACGTGTTCGAGGCGAACCGGGCATTTGTTGGCTTTGATCTACTGCGCTTCTCCACTGAGCGACCCCTGATGATCAAGAG CCTCATGGAACGCGCCCTTGCCTTCTACACGCAAGGACATCTACGCCCCATTTCCCCCCTGACAACCCTGCCCGCCACCGGCATATCCGACGCCATTCGGTTCATGCAGAAGGCTCAGCACATGGGAAAGATCGTGGTCACTATGCCCGAGAATCGCAACGAACTCGTGTCTGAGGCGACCCGCAATCCGATAGTGTTGCGGAGCGATGGTGCGTATCTTCTCGTCGGTGGTCTGGGTGGCCTGGGTCGCGCCATCACAACTTGGCTTGCCGAAAAGGGGGCTAGACATTTTGTCTTCCTGTCCCGGTCAGCCGCGTCTGTTTCTGACCATGACCCTTTCGTCCTCGAGCTTGAAGCTCTGGGCTGCACGACCGTAAGGGTATCAGGCGATGTGTCCAACTATGAGGATGTGTTGCTGGCCATCAAGGCAGCGGGAAGGCCGATTGCTGGTGTGCTGCAGGCATCCATGGTCCTCCGG GACAACAGTCTGGTCGATATGTCGTGGGACGACTGGGTGACGGCGTCCCGGCCCAAGATCCAGGGCACCTGGAATCTGCACAATGCACTCGCCCGCGAGCAGGCCGAGCCGCTGGACctgttcttcctcttcagTTCCGCTGGCGCCATGAGCGGGCAGTGGGGCCAGGCCAATTACAACGCCGGCAACACCTTCCTCGACGCCTTCGTGCAGTACCGTCACTCGCTCGGGCTGCCGGCCAGCGTGCTCAACATTGGCGTCATCGGGGACGTGGGCTATGTCAGCGAAAACACGGACGTTCTCGACTCACTACGGGCCACATCCCAGTACATCATGGAAGAGCCCGCGCTGCTAGACTGTGTCGAGCTCATGCTCAAGCGGTCGGCGGCCCGAGCGACGACGCCGGCCGCCCCCGGCGGTGATGATGCCATGTACCGCTATGCACAGCCTTCGCAGATGGGTATCGGCATGCGCTCCCTGCTGCCCATCACGGCACCCGCCAACCGCACCGTCTGGCGCAAGGACCCGCGGATGCTGGTGTATCGCAACCTGGAGGACACGGGCGGCGCCGGGTCGGGCGGCGGAGCGTCGTCGTCGGACGAGGAGCTGACGCGGTTGCTGCGGGAAATCAGCTCTAACATGACGCTGCTCCGGTCGGCAGATACGGCGGCGCTGATCGCACGCGAGATCAAAAATACGCTCCTCGGCTTCATGATGCGGTCCGAGGACGAGCTGGACCTCGACGGCCCGCTGGCGTCGGTGGGCATTGACTCGCTGATCAGCATCGAGCTCCGGAACTGGATCCGTCGACGGCTTGGGGCCGAGGTTACTGTGCTGGAGATTGTGCGCGCGCCGAGCTTGAGGGAGCTGGGCGTGACGGTGCAAAAGAAACTCGTGGAGAAGTACGAGGCGCGGGTTGGATAG
- a CDS encoding hypothetical protein (EggNog:ENOG503P6XS; COG:S; antiSMASH:Cluster_2), with the protein MTSALQPTLASEWTGWTGTELQAYATTYLPYGCDPEDTAELTSCYTTFIADRPYKVKHTNIPSGVSPRSTTMVTNRDWDVEMVIIILPADSIPRSELESWSRFHIMSTRTESTTDNWIIHHTLTAPASCPTSFEYTTSTPLGDWGDYLPSEFLTEYLLPKATILPVKSHTSTYHESLTITKMTRTIHVKAADLPPTRYGGPPLNGNYPFYRLDLDMLNTSYVQHCYLPGEPRPPTQAELCPYTYAGKCSRLEPWMIMVAAVIPSIILLGFVENFFWFRRLMLGKTCLRMGTVCWASIFIFVVGFTIIEKRRSPEDRAEFTQQWKTMQLKTKIKLWCQFGFRHRYPVAWLGERKAVRHEERIEVRRGGGTGGGDGGPAGGQREEDDTPLPAYPGPPSSVTSGTTAASSGPVLVIPMQSSPQRGPGQPSLGRRCHLFSLSHLRLLSNLTRVWGQQVMGSELFKGPKVHWYIHV; encoded by the coding sequence ATGACCAGTGCCCTTCAGCCAACATTGGCCAGTGAGTGGACAGGGTGGACTGGCACAGAGTTACAGGCCTATGCAACAACATACTTACCATATGGCTGTGATCCGGAGGACACTGCCGAACTAACATCATGCTACACAACATTTATTGCGGACCGCCCTTACAAGGTGAAGCATACCAACATACCCTCCGGCGTTTCGCCGAGGTCGACCACAATGGTAACCAACCGTGACTGGGACGTTGAAATGGTAATCATTATCCTGCCCGCCGACTCTATTCCCCGTTCAGAGCTCGAAAGCTGGTCCCGGTTCCATATTATGTCGACCCGGACCGAATCGACAACCGACAATTGGATAATTCACCACACTCTCACCGCCCCCGCCAGCTGCCCGACCTCATTTGAGTATACTACATCTACTCCGCTCGGTGACTGGGGCGACTACCTCCCGTCCGAGTTCCTCACCGAATATCTGCTCCCCAAAGCCACCATCCTTCCAGTCAAGTCGCACACAAGTACTTACCACGAATCCCTCACGATAACAAAAATGACCAGGACTATCCACGTCAAGGCAGCAGATCTACCCCCAACCCGCTACGGTGGGCCCCCTTTGAACGGAAACTACCCGTTCTACAGGTTGGATCTCGACATGCTCAACACATCCTACGTCCAACACTGCTATCTCCCTGGCGAGCCGCGACCGCCGACCCAAGCCGAGCTCTGCCCTTACACCTACGCGGGGAAATGCAGCAGGCTCGAGCCGTGGATGATTATGGTCGCGGCTGTCATTCCGTCTATCATTCTTCTTGGATTTGTCGAAAACTTCTTCTGGTTCAGGCGGCTGATGCTGGGCAAGACGTGTCTCCGGATGGGAACCGTGTGCTGGGCTTCGATCTTCATTTTCGTGGTCGGTTTCACGATAAtagagaaaaggaggagccCTGAAGACCGGGCCGAGTTCACGCAGCAGTGGAAGACGATGCAGCTGAAAACGAAGATCAAGTTGTGGTGTCAGTTTGGATTTAGGCATCGGTATCCGGTGGCttggttgggggagaggaaggcggttCGTCACGAGGAGAGGATTGAGGTGCGGAGGGGCGGTGGTactggcggcggtgatggaggtcCTGCGGGAGgtcagagggaggaggacgataCGCCTCTGCCGGCTTACCCCGgtcctccttcttcggtGACTAGTGGGACTactgctgcttcttcgggGCCGGTGTTGGTAATCCCAATGCAGTCCTCGCCTCAACGGGGTCCGGGGCAGCCGTCGTTGGGCCGACGTTGCCACCTGTTCAGCCTCAGTCACCTTCgtctcctcagcaacctgaCGCGAGTCTGGGGTCAGCAGGTGATGGGTTCCGAGTTGTTTAAAGGACCGAAGGTTCATTGGTACATCCACGTCTAA